The Acidobacteriota bacterium genome has a window encoding:
- a CDS encoding M6 family metalloprotease domain-containing protein: MGNVRPKERGRSFFRESLSWKNFALAAAAAGALSASVAVWAVKAYPKPHVRFQPDGTPVVVRMVGDERLCFFESEDGFTLVRDGEGFWVYADPATGGLEALSPSRLRAGRDAVPEGWPRHIRPRMDPSDLKIPLRPENDGSVKRRFLECGFGTRADRLPPAPGEEPLAVNPTPLSLPVLVILVDFADTASRHTTGPNTPIAGEPGYEPIPGRPNDASAWQDLFGDPAIPGGLNHYYDEVSYGQFQWDVTVAQNGAGSGTVVNDGWYINPQTMAYWGEDKYKMGFCSSDSVNNIKDLIEWAIKAAEPDVDYARYDTNGDGTISDAELMIFVIHAREGQEHYGESCDGVTDPLNHIWSHQWNIDTAVTVDGKSVPRGHTYSINPEFEPALNRGVSPPAVTDKWFGVGVYAHEGFHTLGGPDLYDYDYDATVAGEWDLMDNGSYNGVKSGTNPSHMGTPLKFDIELQNASDSYGWIFTADVTDLYSGGSHHPGAYRIDALSGAAQDNVMHRAVCPNDSSEWFVFENRAPVGYYEPYLPEFGLLVWHRDVNGFRDDPPYAANVERKGWNTTTADGLNSSTAGAAFSYEDGASEFTSTTDPNNALNNETTSGLMDVRCIGAETSSIGYVYGSVSGPHVDYAGSTVLDLSGDGDGYIDNGETVTLTVSALNSSCAGQTATAVYLSLGVAADSDIPASAVTLANPTVFLGDIASGATAQRSFLVTLACDPAGYADRSITFSYTLTGGNISPVSGTFAKATDKDLLFSDDAEAYPNGWAGTTARSVSACTTALGHGDWIWSTDRAHSATHSYHTPEASPDVCYTNPEESWISPNIAVPSGTVLKELRFWHAAAIPCPGYSRARVWISTDGGTTWVRNESFYLDAGDLTWGELAVPLSAYAGATQFRFKFVVYTYTCWSGCTGTEGWYVDDIRILINEKDGCACTNPSSVTVAPEGPLSPCLGVPVTLTASATGGTAPLSYQWIEDGVPVSGATGSTYSPVFSSAAAHSYTCRVTGYGCSGYTEDASATSVTWSLCPPPAEVSDDASHHLKAAKDGSLVDLEFEDVGAYHYQLYVSSSPVTTAFQVTDASVGKKECLWSSWTDAGELLQVGDVDLEAGLTSTPSVLYFLVTADNGTGAEGSLGTTSEGVARAADSYCDGMP, translated from the coding sequence ATGGGGAACGTGCGTCCGAAGGAGCGTGGCCGGTCCTTTTTCCGTGAATCCTTGTCCTGGAAGAACTTTGCGCTCGCGGCGGCGGCCGCGGGCGCCCTGTCGGCCTCGGTGGCGGTCTGGGCCGTGAAGGCCTACCCCAAGCCCCACGTGAGGTTCCAGCCCGACGGGACGCCGGTGGTGGTCCGGATGGTGGGGGACGAGCGCCTCTGCTTCTTCGAATCCGAGGACGGCTTTACCCTGGTCCGGGACGGGGAGGGTTTCTGGGTGTACGCCGATCCGGCGACGGGGGGCCTTGAGGCCCTGTCTCCCTCGCGGCTGCGGGCGGGGCGGGACGCGGTTCCCGAGGGATGGCCCCGGCACATCCGTCCCCGCATGGACCCATCGGACCTGAAGATCCCCCTGCGCCCGGAAAACGACGGGTCGGTGAAGCGGCGGTTCCTGGAATGCGGCTTCGGAACGCGGGCGGACCGGTTGCCCCCGGCCCCCGGCGAGGAGCCCCTGGCCGTAAACCCGACGCCCCTGAGCCTCCCTGTCCTCGTGATCCTCGTGGACTTCGCCGACACGGCGAGCCGCCACACCACGGGGCCGAATACGCCCATCGCGGGCGAGCCCGGCTACGAGCCCATCCCGGGCCGCCCCAACGATGCCTCCGCCTGGCAGGACCTCTTCGGGGACCCGGCCATCCCCGGCGGCCTCAACCACTACTACGACGAGGTCTCCTACGGACAGTTCCAGTGGGACGTGACGGTGGCCCAAAACGGGGCCGGCTCGGGCACCGTGGTCAACGACGGCTGGTACATCAACCCCCAGACCATGGCCTACTGGGGGGAGGACAAGTACAAGATGGGGTTTTGCAGCAGCGACAGCGTGAACAACATCAAGGATCTCATCGAATGGGCCATCAAGGCCGCCGAGCCCGACGTGGATTACGCGCGGTACGACACGAACGGCGACGGCACGATCTCCGACGCCGAACTCATGATCTTCGTCATCCACGCGAGGGAAGGCCAGGAGCACTACGGAGAATCTTGCGACGGGGTGACCGATCCCCTGAATCACATCTGGTCTCACCAGTGGAACATCGACACGGCCGTCACCGTGGACGGGAAGTCTGTCCCTCGGGGGCATACGTATTCCATCAATCCCGAATTCGAGCCGGCCCTCAACCGCGGCGTGAGCCCGCCCGCCGTCACGGACAAGTGGTTCGGCGTGGGGGTCTACGCCCACGAGGGCTTCCACACCCTCGGCGGCCCCGACCTCTACGACTACGACTACGACGCCACCGTGGCGGGCGAGTGGGACCTCATGGACAACGGCTCTTACAACGGGGTCAAATCGGGCACGAACCCCTCTCACATGGGGACGCCCCTCAAGTTCGACATCGAACTGCAGAACGCCTCGGACAGCTACGGGTGGATCTTCACCGCAGACGTGACGGACCTGTACTCCGGCGGAAGCCATCATCCAGGGGCCTACCGCATCGACGCCCTCTCGGGAGCGGCCCAGGACAACGTCATGCACCGGGCCGTCTGCCCCAACGACTCCAGCGAGTGGTTCGTCTTTGAGAACCGCGCGCCCGTGGGCTACTACGAGCCCTACCTGCCCGAGTTCGGCCTTCTCGTCTGGCACCGGGATGTGAACGGGTTCCGCGACGACCCGCCGTATGCCGCCAACGTGGAGCGCAAGGGGTGGAACACGACCACCGCCGACGGCCTCAACTCGAGCACGGCGGGGGCCGCCTTCTCCTACGAGGACGGGGCTTCCGAATTCACCTCCACGACGGATCCCAACAACGCCCTCAACAACGAGACCACCTCGGGCCTGATGGACGTGCGCTGCATCGGGGCCGAGACCTCGAGCATCGGGTACGTCTACGGGTCCGTGTCGGGGCCCCACGTGGATTACGCCGGAAGCACGGTCCTGGACCTCTCGGGCGACGGCGACGGGTACATCGACAACGGGGAGACCGTCACCCTCACCGTGAGCGCCCTCAACTCCTCCTGCGCGGGCCAGACCGCCACGGCCGTCTATCTCTCCTTGGGGGTGGCCGCCGACAGCGACATCCCGGCCTCCGCCGTGACCCTCGCCAATCCCACCGTCTTTCTCGGGGACATCGCCTCGGGGGCCACGGCCCAGCGCAGTTTCCTGGTGACGCTGGCCTGCGATCCGGCGGGGTACGCGGACCGGAGCATCACCTTCTCGTACACGCTCACGGGCGGCAACATCTCCCCCGTTTCGGGGACCTTCGCCAAGGCCACCGACAAGGACCTCCTCTTCTCCGACGACGCCGAGGCTTACCCCAACGGCTGGGCGGGGACCACGGCCCGGAGCGTGAGCGCCTGCACCACGGCCCTCGGCCACGGGGACTGGATCTGGTCCACCGATCGCGCCCACAGCGCCACCCACAGCTACCACACGCCCGAGGCCTCCCCCGACGTCTGCTACACGAACCCCGAGGAATCCTGGATCAGTCCCAATATCGCCGTCCCCTCGGGCACCGTCCTCAAAGAACTGCGCTTTTGGCACGCGGCCGCCATTCCCTGTCCGGGCTACAGCCGCGCCCGGGTGTGGATCTCCACCGACGGGGGGACGACCTGGGTCCGGAACGAATCCTTCTACCTCGACGCGGGAGACCTGACCTGGGGCGAACTGGCCGTGCCCCTGAGCGCCTACGCCGGGGCCACCCAGTTCCGGTTCAAGTTCGTGGTGTACACCTACACGTGCTGGTCGGGCTGCACGGGGACCGAGGGCTGGTACGTGGACGACATCCGGATCCTCATCAACGAAAAGGACGGATGCGCCTGCACGAACCCCTCGTCCGTTACGGTCGCTCCCGAGGGCCCCCTTTCGCCCTGCCTGGGGGTTCCGGTGACCCTCACCGCCTCCGCCACGGGAGGCACGGCTCCCCTTTCCTACCAGTGGATCGAAGACGGTGTCCCCGTCTCCGGGGCCACCGGCTCCACGTACAGCCCGGTCTTCTCCTCGGCGGCCGCCCACTCCTACACCTGCCGGGTCACCGGGTACGGCTGCTCGGGCTACACGGAGGACGCCTCCGCCACGTCCGTCACCTGGTCCCTCTGCCCGCCCCCCGCCGAGGTCTCCGACGACGCCTCCCACCACCTCAAAGCCGCCAAGGACGGGAGCCTCGTGGATCTCGAGTTCGAGGACGTGGGGGCCTACCACTACCAGCTCTACGTGTCCTCCTCGCCGGTGACCACCGCCTTCCAGGTGACCGACGCCTCCGTCGGCAAGAAGGAATGCCTCTGGTCCTCCTGGACGGATGCGGGAGAACTCCTCCAGGTGGGCGATGTGGACCTGGAGGCGGGCCTCACCTCCACGCCATCGGTTTTGTATTTCCTCGTCACGGCCGACAACGGGACGGGCGCCGAGGGCTCCCTGGGAACCACGTCGGAAGGCGTGGCCCGCGCCGCCGATTCCTACTGCGACGGCATGCCGTAA